Proteins found in one Arachis stenosperma cultivar V10309 chromosome 8, arast.V10309.gnm1.PFL2, whole genome shotgun sequence genomic segment:
- the LOC130946018 gene encoding 3-ketoacyl-CoA synthase 5-like, protein MEPISEQSHASLLSKLLLSKLSHIMWSCTLFFVASSELFLILQKLEPKLHFLPLCFLLTCFLLKWLLSRPSPVYIVDFSCLKPPNYCRVPFAAFIENASQFKLFEPKSLTFMAKALQASGQSENTYLPSPLHFIPPKTDQNEAIREVHKLLFPIIDDLFAKTNVSPIDIDILIVNCSCFCPSPSLSSIVINKYSMRSDVKSFHISGSGCSASALGIDMAQRLLRVHKNSTAMVLSTEILSTGWYTGNEIPKLILNCIFRMGSAAILLSNKNELKKNAKYRVLRTLRTQSAFLDDGYLSAILEEDSVGKRGFSVRKNVLHVAREALRSNITALGYQVLPLSETLRYVVSLFKLRILKKDSKGKGIYVPNFMSVIQHICLPCTGMSVIRETGKALRLSERDIEPALATMHRFGNQSSSSLWYELAYLEAKQRVKKGDTVWLLGMGSGPKCTSVLLKSVTPLSGEPNNAPWADCIQHYPLLIH, encoded by the coding sequence ATGGAACCTATTTCCGAGCAAAGCCATGCTTCTCTCTTATCAAAGCTTCTCCTCTCAAAACTCTCACACATCATGTGGTCTTGTACCCTCTTTTTTGTTGCATCTTCTGAACTGTTTCTAATCCTCCAAAAACTGGAACCCAAGCTCCATTTTCTGCCTCTATGTTTTCTACTTACGTGTTTCCTATTGAAGTGGCTTCTCTCAAGGCCTTCTCCCGTTTACATTGTTGACTTCTCGTGCCTTAAACCTCCTAACTATTGCAGAGTGCCATTTGCGGCATTCATTGAGAACGCTTCACAGTTTAAACTCTTTGAACCAAAAAGCTTAACTTTCATGGCCAAAGCCCTCCAAGCTTCTGGACAAAGCGAAAATACTTACCTTCCCTCTCCATTACACTTCATCCCTCCAAAAACAGACCAGAACGAAGCCATTAGAGAGGTTCACAAGCTTCTCTTCCCCATCATTGACGACCTCTTCGCAAAAACCAATGTTTCACCAATTGACATAGACATACTCATAGTTAACTGCAGCTGCTTTTGTCCCTCTCCTTCTTTGTCCTCCATTGTCATCAACAAGTACTCCATGAGAAGCGACGTCAAGAGCTTCCACATCTCTGGTTCGGGTTGCAGTGCAAGTGCACTCGGCATAGACATGGCTCAGAGACTTCTGAGAGTACACAAGAACTCAACCGCCATGGTTCTAAGCACAGAGATTCTGTCAACAGGTTGGTACACCGGCAACGAGATACCCAAGTTGATCCTCAACTGCATCTTCCGGATGGGAAGCGCAGCCATTCTTCTCTCCAACAAGAATGAATTAAAGAAAAATGCAAAATACAGGGTTCTTAGGACACTAAGAACCCAAAGCGCCTTCCTAGACGACGGTTATCTTTCTGCTATATTGGAAGAAGATTCCGTCGGAAAACGCGGATTTAGCGTAAGGAAGAACGTGCTTCACGTGGCTCGAGAAGCCCTTCGTTCAAACATAACCGCTCTTGGTTATCAAGTGTTGCCTCTCTCGGAAACGCTTCGGTATGTTGTGTCCCTCTTTAAGTTGAGGATCTTGAAGAAGGATTCCAAAGGCAAAGGGATTTACGTTCCGAATTTCATGAGCGTGATACAACATATTTGCTTGCCTTGTACGGGCATGAGCGTTATAAGGGAAACGGGAAAAGCGCTGAGGCTTTCTGAAAGAGATATTGAACCTGCATTGGCCACAATGCACAGGTTCGGGAACCAGTCTTCTTCGTCATTGTGGTATGAACTTGCGTACCTGGAAGCCAAGCAAAGGGTTAAAAAAGGTGACACTGTTTGGTTGCTTGGCATGGGGAGTGGTCCCAAGTGCACTAGTGTGCTTCTCAAGTCTGTTACGCCTCTATCTGGTGAACCCAACAATGCTCCATGGGCAGATTGTATTCAACACTACCCTTTgttaattcattaa